Genomic DNA from Gilliamella sp. ESL0441:
GTATCAATAATACTAACCATACCTAACGCAATATATGACAAGAAAACCAACGATTTTAATGTGTGAGGCTGAACTTGACGAGTTACATTTTTTTCTGCCATTTTAGTTCTTTGGTTATTATTTACCACGACTTGATGTGATTTAACAATTTCAGATACCACAACAGATAATCCACGAACTTTATTAAAAATAATGCGATAAAAATTTTTATTCATAGTATTTTTCACCTTGTATCTATTTGCTAACGTTTTAAAACAAAAGCATATTTAGTTATTAAAAAATTGATTAAATTAAATAAAATGATTAGAACAAAAAATTAATATCAGCTTTTAAACAAAAAAAGAGATACTAATGGGTTACTACAACTTGAAAAAAATAAATTAATTCTATTATTCAGTTAATTATGGAGATTTTCTATTAACCATATTTAGATTAATAGTTTTTGCGATCGATAATTTTATTTCTTAGGAATTAGCTGTTTATTCACTAACTCGGTATTCAAAAATTAAAACGAGTAAGAACGGTATATAAAATGGCTGATTTAAATCAATCAACGAAACAGTTATGTTATTTACAAAATTTTTCATTTTTACTAAATATTGACATTTATCAATTGTTGGAAAAACTAAAAACAAATCAATTATCATCAGGATAAAATATTGAAAATAACGTTTATTTCATTGGTAGAAATGTAAGATGATGATTCAATTTCTAGGTAAAATGTAAATAATGTAAGGCTCACTATATAAACATTAATTTTTCAATTGGTCAAAGACTTTATCAAAGTTTTTTATATATTATTGAAAGTATTTAATTCAATTTTAATTTAAATCAAAAAAAATGATGTTTTATAAAATAAAAAATGAGATGAAAATAAAATTTATGTCTGTTTTATAAATTTACAATTTTCGACCAAAGCGTATTCTTCCACTTCACGGTGGCTAAAAACAGTAAGCATTTTTGAATAATATTCCAAAGAATAAAAAAGATATTTCAATTTGTTATTGGTAAATTTAAAAGTAATACAATAAGTTGAGCATGATGAGTCTGACAAAACATAACTAAATCGATGTTATTCAGTTTTGTATGATAAAAGCGATCATCAAGATCGAGAATAATATATTGAATCAATGAAGGATGAGCGAGTTAAATACTCTATTTTGTTTTGGAACGATAACTTTCTGAATATAGGAATTTAAAGACCCTAGCTAACTTGTATATATAAAGTATAAGAACTAGGGTCTGAATTATTTTAATTGGATAACGATTTTAATACGATGAATTACAATTGATTTTCATCATTAATAATTCCTTTTATTGATCCATAATTTTCAATGTTAGTCACTTTCGTTTTAATGTAATTTGCATTCATTACGGCTTTCCAATCATTTCTAAAATAATCAGCGTATAACCAGATGTGCATATCAGAATCAACTCGTCCGTAATTATAAAATTTCTTTGTCACAATATTCATTAAATTACTTGTTTCAAATTTTCCATAATTCGATAACTGAGTTGAAAGAATATCTAGGTTTTCAGCTTTAATTACACCATACCAATCATTTTTAAAATTGGTGCCGCCTATTTCTAGATTTCCAAATGTAAATAAGGATTTGTTATTGTAAAAATCACTAACATTGATAGTAATATATCGATTAGCTTTTATTTCGTTCATGTTGTGCATTTTTCCACCGGCGATATCCAGTTTATCGGCATCAACATGAGCTGCCCAATCATTTTTAAAGTCTGCACTATATATACCAATATGATTATTTGATGTAAACCTACCTTGATTGTAGATGTTGCTAACAATGATTTGTAGATCATTAGTCGCATTAAAGGTACTATGATTGTCCAGTTTATCAGCAAATATTGTCACTAAATCAGCTTTGACAATACTTTCATTTCCTTCATTCGAAAAATATGAAGTATTAATATCTAAATTTTCATCAGATAATAACTTAAATTTATTATATAACTGTTTCACCCCAATATTTAGGGAATCTTGAGCAGTTATTAAACCTTTATTTTCTAATGTTGTACCGGATAGATCAATTTTGTCAGCGCTTATTGAAGCATTCATCTCATTTTTTAGTTTGTCACCCTGAATGCTTAATTCATGTTTCGCCAATATCTTCCCTTGGTTATAAAAATCCTTAGATTTAATTTTAATTTGATCTTTTGACTGTATCGAACCAAAGTTAGAAAAACTTTCATTGACGATCTGTTGGTCGAAATCAATTAAATTAGCGTTGATTGTTCCTTGCCAATCATTTTTAAAATTCTTATTCTGATTTACTTTTAGAGTTTTTATTGCATCAAATTGACCATTATTGTAAAAATCATTACTTTCAACGATTATTTTACTGGATGAGTATACCGAACCTTTATTTTCAAAATAATCATTATTGGCATATAATTCACCGACTTTTATTTTGCCAAAAGCGGTATTAATAAAGTCACTACCCAATTCATAAAAATAGCCTACATCGATAAGACCTTCGTTAACACTTTTATGTGGATTTATTAACTTGAAATAATCAGCTATTATTTTGCCATTGATGCCATTGTTATAGTTTATTTCAGCAGATATATCCAATGCGCCAGTTAAAATTGTACCATCAGAATCGAAATTTTGTGTTATAACTTCCGCATCATAAGCGTTTATTATTCCGTCTTTTTTGTTAGAAAATTCTATACTATTAATCCTGATTTCGTTTCTTCCCACTAATTCATTAAGATTCGTGATACTTTTAACATTCATAGTTAATCTATTGTCGGCAACAAGTTGACCATAATTGACAAATTCGTCACCAAAAATTTTGATATTATTTGATTCAATTTTGCCTTTCCAATCATTTTTGAATTTTCTACTGTTTATAGTGACTTCTTTTTTAGCAGCTAATTTTTTATTATTTTCAAACTGATTTGCGAGCAGATTAATTGTGTCATTTACGTTAATATTGCCTGTATTTTTTGCCATATTCGCATCAATTTTTAGATTTTGCGCTTTTATATTTGCTGAATAACTATTATCAAACTCTTTACTCGTTGTTGTAATCTGTTTACCCGAAGATATTAATCCTTGGTTACCAACCCAACTTTCTGCATTAAGCGTGATATCACCTTGCGCATTTAATCTATCAACATTTTTTATTTCTGCTTTACTGGATAATACAATGTTTTTTGAACTTTCAATTGTTGAATGGTTTTCAATTCCACCATAAGTCGTTTTGAATTCAAGGTTTTGCGCTGAACTGATATAACCAGCATTAATTACTTTGCCATCGTTAGTTACAGTTAATGTTCCTGCATTTGCCAATAACGTACCATTATTTCGTACACCAACGCCATGTTCTGTCCCAACCATTCTAATTTTATCCGCATACATGCCCCCTAATCTTGAGACATCTATGCCAAACTCGGGTTGTCCAACGTTATTATCAATGCCTTGTTTATCGATATGTTTTAAATCAGCGCTAACTTTTGCTTTACCCGTGATAACATTGATTTCCTTATTTGCCCATAATTTAGCATTGATATTGACACTTCGAGCGATCAGATCGCTATAATCTTGTCCACTATTATTTAGACCATTACCTGTAATTTGAATTTGACCTTTTTCGACTAAATAACCTTCTAGATTACCATTTGTTACAATCGGTTTACCGGTTGTTAACGTCGCTCTATCAGCATTGATAAACCCACAACCATCACAGGTGATCCCGGCTGGATTGGCGATGATCACCTGTGCTTTTTGCCCAGCGACTTCTATGTAACCATTCAATTGACTGATATTATTAGAATTAACTTCATTTAAAATAACTTTTGCACTGTTTTGTAATAATGGATTACCATTTACAATTCCCGCTAGCTGTGTATTTGTGCCACCGGTAGCATTATTAAGAATCACACCCTTTTTTGATACATCAAATTGAGTATATTTATTATGAGACACGCCGTTTTTACTCGGTGCAGTAATATTTATTTGTGTTGTACCATTCTGCAACTCTTTAACGATAGGACGTTGATTTTGATTAGCCGACTGATCAACCACAATACTTTTTGCATAGCTTGTACCAACAATACTTATCATACCTAATGCAACATAGGATAAAAATACAAGTGGTTTTAATGTGCTAAATTTTGTATTGTTATCTAAATTTTGGTTAATATCAGCTTTTTTAGCTTTTCGATTGCAACTTGTTGTCGCTTGATGTGATTTTACAATTTCAGATACCACAACGAACAAACCACGAGTTTTATTAAAAACAATGCGATAAAAATTTTTATTCATAGTATGTCTCACCTTTCATATACCCACTCTTTTTTATTCAAAAAGGATCGGAATTTCTCTCAAAAACCAGTCATTTCATAAAAAATCAATTTACTCAATAACTAGAACATAAATTAATACTACAGGTTTACAAATTTTCTAATATCAATTAGTTACTACAATCAAATAATGACTACTGAACTATTAACAAATAGTTAATATTTTTTGGAACATTGTTGCATGAAACTTAGCCCGTATTTATCTATGATAGTTTCCATAAATTAATGCTAGCTAACTTACTTAAAATATGATTAATCAAACAGGAATAATTCAAGTTTTAAAAAGGTAATTTAATAGAATCTCACGACCAACTCGTAAAATTAAATATAGCTATTAATTTGTTGACTGAATCAACAAAATAGAAACCTTTTTAATATTAACTTTCTCATAAACGTTATGAATTTACCGCTATTAATAAATACTAAAAAAACAACAACGAATTTACCAATATTGATAGAATTATCAGCACTTTATAAAGCAATGATAAAAATAACTTCCATGCGGTTTAGATAACATAACTTATATATAATAATCTTTAAATAAACTTTCAGTCAAAGGTTTATTCAAAATATCTTCATTACATTTTTAAGCGTGATTAATTTTTCAGAGAATAATTAAAATAGTGAATTGATTATATTGAATATTTATTGTGATTTGTTTGATATGGTTATTATTACTTTAATATTGCCTTTTTAAAACAATATTAAAGTAATAATTTATTTTGTATTAAAAGATAAAATTTAATAAGTCCAATTAAAGTAGAATCCTAGCGTTAGGTGATTAGTGTCAAACTTTTTGGGTTTATAGATAGGCACGCCAGCAAACATGTCATAATAAATACCAAATTGACGTCCTCTTACACCAACAACGGAACCAATTAACCTTTTACCTGATAATTTTTCTGAATTCCCGCCAGAAACACCGCCGGTATCTATTCCTAAATACCATTGTTGATTAATCGGGGCAATCCATGTAAGTTCATTTCGTACATACCATCCATTATCAGCACTCAACATTTCTTCACCATCAAACCCTCGCACAGTCCAACGGCTACCTATAGAAAAGCGATCTGGAGGAGTTAATTTATTACGTCTGGTCATTTGTCCATTATAATCAAAACTATAACCAAAGTTTTGGTTGGCTAATTTAAAAGGAACATATACAGAAAGATTAACTTTGAAAATATCTGTTAAAGCACTACCAATTTTCGCATATTCTTCTGGTGCCTCTTGGGCGCCAAACCAGCGCACACCTTTTTGATACCAAGCGCCAGCATAAAGTACTATATTGTCAATATAGTGACTATGCTGTAACCCCAATTGCCAGTTACTGGTTTTGCGATGTTGAATCTCTATTTCAATATCATTTAAATAGTTACTTGATTCTCGCATGTTAACGCCATAACTCAGTATCGTTTTTTGAGATTCATTGCGATGTAAAACTCGGCTAAGTTGTAAATTATAATATTTGCTTCGTCCTTTATATTCATAATCTACAATTCCCGAAATCTTTTGGTGATAAGTGTTACCATATATCGATGCATCTAAAAGCCAATAGCCATAGGGTACTGAATAAGAAAAAATATAATTTTTAGAACCGTATTTACTTCTTCCTTCCAGATCATGTCCGCCTGAAACATAAAAACTATCACTAAGACCTAAAGGATTATCGAGATAAAATGTCAGCCCACCTTGATTTCGTCCGGTATCTTTTGTACCCGAGTTATCGAATGATAAGCCTAATCGCCAATATTTAGATTGTTTACGTTTAATAATTATATTGCTTTCACCTTGACCAGAACCGGGTACCAATTCAATTTGAGCGCTTGCAGTTGGAATTCGTTGTAGGTTTTCAAGACCTTGCTCTATAGCACGGAGATTTAATAGATCGCCTCTTTTTAAAGGCATTGTGGTCATTAAACTTGCATACTGATCACTATCAGATGTATAAATAATATCTTGTACAGTCCCTTTGAGTAATAATAATTTAAATATGCCTGTGTTTAAATCTTGTTGAGGAGCGAGAACTCGTGTTGTTATATAACCATAGCCAATTAATTGATTTTGTAATTCCGTCATAAGTAAATTGAGTCCCTTCCCTCCTAAACAACGCCCCTCTGCTTGCTTAGCTAAAGAATTAAGTGGGATAGTAAAGGGTAGATTATCTCTTTCTAATAACTCAACATGTTGAATAGGAAAACAAAATTGTTCTTCTGGAAAATCGATAGTTTTTACATTTTTTATTGGGGATGACAAACTTACTTTGGGCGCTCTAGAAGATAAAGCTTCTTCTGTTGCTTTTTGCCTTTCTTGTTGGTAAATAAGCTGCTGATTACTTATTTTTTGTTCTTCCGGCGTAGGTAATTGTCTTGCACTCGTATTGGAGGAAATGATAAAGCTTACAATTATAATTGATAACGTTCTGATTTTCATCGTTTTTTTCCATTACTAATTTTTGGCTCGCCGTTATGTTAATTCGATTATCTAAATAAGTCCATTAAAAATTCATTAACAAACAAAAATTTAAGAAAATTAACATTTAAAAACATTTTCTTATTATAAGAAGATATATTAGGATATATCTCTTAATAGGATTTTAAAGTTATGTTATAGAAAGAAACAGGCAATATTTTGATAGTATTAATTGATAATTATGACTCTTTTACTTTTAATATTTACGATTATCTATGTCGAGCAGGTGCCAACGTTAAAGTTATCAAAAATGATGAATTAACCATTGAAGAACTAAAAAAAATCAACTTTTCTAAACTTGTCATTTCACCTGGTCCAGGCACCCCTGATAATGCAGGTATTTCACTGACAGCATTGCACGAATTTATTAATCGTTGTCCAATTTTAGGCATCTGTTTGGGGCATCAAGCTATAGCTCAATATTTTGGGTATTCCATTATTAAAGCCCCAATACCTATGCATGGTAAAATGGATGATATCACTCATGATGGTAGCGGACTTTTTTATGGTATTAAAAATCCCTTGTCAGTAGTACGTTATCATTCATTAATCGCTTGCGATAATGTAATATCACACCAATCACCATTGATGGTAACTGCTCGAAATAAACAAGGATTAATTATGGGACTACGCCATAAAGAATTACCTATCGAATCAGTTCAATTTCATCCTGAAGCGATCAAAACCGAATGCGGTTTACAAATAATTCAAAATTTTGTTTCTAAATAGGAATTTCATGAAAGTTTATATTGATTTTGAAGGGCAACATAAGTGTTTTAGTAATCCCATTAAAATTTTCAAATCTACAAATATTGAGTCTATAAAACAACAATTAGACGAAATAGAAAAATTAGTTCACCAAGGCTATTATGCAGTTGGTTATCTTGCCTATGAATGTGCCAGTGCTTTTACTGCGTCAAATAAAACCCAATCTCTTGATCAGCAAAATACAGATTTGCCTTTACTACTTTTTGGTATTTTCAATAATTTCACTCTGACCGACGTACCAAATACAAATAATTTTGTACCCAAACCATCTGATTTAAATTACGATACTTCTCTAGAAGAATATCATAAAAAGATCGATTATATTCGGTCCCAGATTAAACTTGGTAATACGTATCAAACTAATTATACTATTCGAATAAATGCATCTTTTAATGAAAATCCCATTGATTATTACTTTTTCCTTCAGAAAAATAATCAAGCAAATTATTGCGCATATTTAGAATATAATGACAATTATATTCTATCCATATCACCTGAATTATTTTTTAAAATAGACAATTCAACGATAACGACAAAACCGATGAAAGGGACTGTCGCTCGAGGATTAACAACACAACAAGATCAAGAGCAATTAAAACGACTCTTATCTGAAAAAAATCTAGCTGAAAATATGATGATTGTGGATTTGCTGCGCAATGATTTAAGTCGAATTTCAAAATCTGGCTCTGTCACTGTGCCAAAATTGTTTACAACAGAAAAATATCCAACGTTGTGGCAACTAACCTCAACAATTGAAGGGCAATTACAAAAAGACGTGAGTCTATATCAGATCTTTCAAGCGCTATTTCCTTGCGGTTCAATTACCGGTGCTCCAAAAACGAGTACGATGCAAATCATTTCTGATATTGAAAATTCGCCACGCGGTGTCTATTGTGGAACAATTGGTTATATCCAACCATTTATGGAAAAAGCGTTATTTAATATTCCTATCCGCACCTTAACGATTAATAATCAACAGATGTCCTATGGTGTTGGAGGAGGAATTACTTGGGATTCGACATCACAAGATGAATATAACGAAATCTTGACTAAAGCTGCAATATTAAACCGTAAGCTACCTATACCTGAATATATCATAGAATCGCTTTTGCTTGAGGACGGACAATTTTTTTTGTTTGATGCGCATTTGACAAGATTAGCTGATTCAGCTGATTATTTTAGCTTTGTGTGTGATATACAGACGATTAAACTTAATCTTATCGAATTAGCAAATTCATTACCTAAACTTAGGTATAAAATTAGAATTTCACTACCCAAAGATGGTAAGTATAACATTAGCTTAAGTGCCATTAATGAGCCGTTTAAAATAAGCGAACTCGCATTTGCTCCTAATTGCGTTAATAGTAATAATGTTTATCTTTATCATAAAACATCAATTCGAGAACATTTTCCTCAATTGACCGAAGGTAAGGAATGTATCAACTTCAATCAAAATGATGAAATCACCGAATTTGTTAATGGAAACATTGCATTATTTATCAACCATCAATGGGTGACGCCTAAAATATCATCAGGATTACTATCAGGAACTCTGCGACAATTTTATTTATCGCATCGGCAATTATTAGAAAAAACAATCACCAAAGCAGATATATTAAAAGCTGAAAAGATAGCATTTATCAATAGTGTTCGTAAATGGATTGACATCGATATGCAGGTATTAAATCGTTTTAAACAGCAACTACAAGATTCTACAAATAAGTAATAAGCATTTCATCATCTAACGATGATGAAATGTCTCATTGTCATTAATCCTTAATAGAATTTGCAAAATCTGACTCTTCGTCCTGCCAACCTTTAGATAAGGCTTCGACTAATGCGTCGTAACCATTGTTAGTCAATGGTACATGACGTTCAAAAGATTTTGTTTTAATCCTATCTTGACTATCTTTCACTACCCACCGCCCTTTTACTATAGCATCCCCGGTATGACTACCATGAAATCCATCAATAAATAATTTTACAGTCAAATTTGGAGTGGTAATTGATTTGGTTGATACTAAATAATTGGGTAAATAAACGGTAAGATCTTGCTCCAAACGATCACCTAACTGTTGTGAAAGCGTTGATACCCATAAATTATTTTTTGCTGTAACATATTTGATATCTTCTGTTTGCAACACGATACCCGGTTTATTCAAAAAACTGGCAACATCTATCGATTCAATCCATATAAAACCGTTCGTTGTTTTTATTTTTTGTAAATTATGAGATGGCAAACCACTCGCTAACTGATAATAGCTTTTATCAGGTGAGCTGGATGAGCATCCCGTTAATATCATGAACAACGATAAAACAGCGATCGTTGAAAATTTTGTTATTTTTCTCATTATTTTTTACCTTTTGCTTTCGGTTCAAGATCTTGTTTATCTGGAGCTGAAAATATCAGCGCATTACTTTTATCATTTAACGTATTTAATAATGGTGTCAATTCATCCATCATCTGCTGAATTTTCTGCAAGTTCTCTTTCATTTGATTGTTCATTTCTGAACCCGGTTGGAATTCTTTTAATGTTTCAGACAATGAACGTAGAGTTTTTTGCAGATCCTTAGGCATATTCTGCATCTCTTTACTACTCATCATTCGATTTAATGATTTTATCAAACTTTCTGTTGATGCAAGTGATTGATTAAACTGATCCATCGTTTTATTTAAAGGAAGATTATTAAAGTTATCAAGCAGTTGCAATATTTTAGCCTGTATTTGAGCAATACCTGTTGATGTAGTTTCTATTGTGTCATAACCAAACTGTTTAGCATTTTCCTCACTATATTGATCTTTCAAATCAGGATAAAAATCAAGATCAATGTAAAGTGCGCCTGTAAACAAATTAGATGTTTTTAATGAAGCTCTTAATCCATTTTTTTGCTCATCGATAATGAGTTTTGCAATATTAATTTTTTCTTCTACCAATTCAGATAAACGTTCTGGTTCAATCTTAATTAACACAGGTACTTTTTGATTCAATATTGGTGATGCTTTTAACATTTCTGGCGTATAGAATGGTACTTTACTTACGCTACCTAATCTAATACCACGATACTCCACAGGCGATCCTACATTGAGTCCAGATATAGAATCTGAAATCATGATCAGAAACTCTTTATAGTCTGTATATTGGGATTCTTGTATTGATTTTCTATCATCATATAATTTATATAAATCATATTGTTTAGCTGGGGCACCCAATTTAGAACCATCTGGTAAATCAAAGCTAATTCCACCTGACATTAATACATCAAGCGATGGAAAATTTAAACTAGCCCCCATGGAAGAAAGGGTAAGATTGACCCCTCCTTCTTTCCAAAATCTGACATTTTGTGTGACTAAAACATCATAAGGCTCTTTAATGAAAACTTGGTATTTCATTTTTCGGGCATCAACATCAAATGATGAAGTCTCAACATTACCAACACGATAACCTCTAAACATAACCGATGCGCCACGAGGAATCATGCCACTTTGATCGCTTTCTAAATTTAATCGTATTCCTCTAATACTCGGATCAGATAATGGTGGGTTATCCGATAAGACAAAAGGATCATTTCGGAAACTATGCGTATCGTTTCCAGATACTAATTCAATATAAATTCCAGATAGAATTGTGCCTAAGCCAGTTACACCATCACGACCTATCTCTGGTTTTACCACCCAAAATATAGAATCATTTTTAAGTAAAGGATCCATTCCATTATAGATACGTCCTTTAATGACTACTTGTTTGTAATCATTAGATAATGTCACTTCATCAATGATCCCCACATCAACACTGCGGTTTTTAATCACTGTTTTTCCAGCAACAATACCATTAGCATCTCTTGCTAAGAGTGTGAAAGAAGTGCCTCTATCAGCAAAATGTGAATAAATTATCCAAAGCCCTACAATAGCTGTAACAATAGGAATAATCCATATTGCCGAGATAGCTCTGATTTTAATTATTTTTGCTAATCTATTTGAAGTTGTCATAATTTTCCTATAATGCTAATTTCTAATTGCTCGATGATCCCAAATTAAGCGAGGATCAAATTTTTGAGATGCAATCATTGTCACAATAACTACAGTAGCAAAAAAAACTACACCAATATCAGGGTATACACCCATCATTTGTTGATTTCTGACTAATGAACAGACTACTGAAACAACAAAGATATCTATCATTGACCATTTACCAATAAATTCTACTGCACTATATAATTTTTTCATTTTTAAACAGCTTTGTTTTGTTTTTCGCTTAATCGCTATTGCGAAATAACAAAGCCAACTAAGAGAAATGATTTTTAATATTGGGATAACGACACTCGCTGTAAAAATAACAAGTGCAACAGGGACATCACCGGCTTGCCACATATAAATTACACCATCCATAATAGTTGAAGTGGACGATGATCCAAGTACAACTGTTATCATAATTCCATATAAATTAGCTGGAATGTAGATAAGTAATGACGTCACTAATAAAGCAATAGTCCATTGGATTTTATTTCGGTTTCTAATCTGACTTTTTTGTTTACATCTTGGGCATTTAACATATTCGAAAGGTAAAATAGCATGACAACAACCACACAACTTTAATTTTTGGCTGATTGCCGTTTTTCCTGTTTTTAGTTCATTTTTGGCAAAATTATTAGTTTTAATTTCATTCCAAATGGTTTCGGGTGAAAAAATGACTAACGCTTTAATATAAAAAAAAGCGAACAAACAAAAAGCCCAGAAAGAACTCGTAACGCCAATATTGCCATAACTCATCAATTTAACAAAACTGACCAAAACCCCAGTAAGAAATATTTCAGGCATACACCAATGTTGAAATTTTTCATAAACGACAAGTAGATCTCTTTTTCGGTATTTAGAAAGTGTTAATTTCGAACAAAGCAACGCAATAATAGATAAATTTATTATTGGAAATAACAATACGAAAAGTACGAATAGTGCCGAAATATAGCTGTAATTATCAAAAAATAGCGTTTTAGGAATATCAATAACACTGACACCATTAAAATTGCCAATCAAACGTATATCGATAAATACAAACCTGCTAGCCGCTATCATCATAACGATTGAACATATCGCATACATCATCGATTTAAACTTCATATTTACATCGTTTTTAGCCAATGTAGTATTACAACGCGGACATACAGCTTTATGCTCTAAAAGAATATCACTTACTTCGACAACCAGATCGCAATTAGGGCACAATTCATAATCATTATGTTGTTTTTCAATGGTCATTATGTTCCTT
This window encodes:
- the pqiB gene encoding intermembrane transport protein PqiB; the encoded protein is MTTSNRLAKIIKIRAISAIWIIPIVTAIVGLWIIYSHFADRGTSFTLLARDANGIVAGKTVIKNRSVDVGIIDEVTLSNDYKQVVIKGRIYNGMDPLLKNDSIFWVVKPEIGRDGVTGLGTILSGIYIELVSGNDTHSFRNDPFVLSDNPPLSDPSIRGIRLNLESDQSGMIPRGASVMFRGYRVGNVETSSFDVDARKMKYQVFIKEPYDVLVTQNVRFWKEGGVNLTLSSMGASLNFPSLDVLMSGGISFDLPDGSKLGAPAKQYDLYKLYDDRKSIQESQYTDYKEFLIMISDSISGLNVGSPVEYRGIRLGSVSKVPFYTPEMLKASPILNQKVPVLIKIEPERLSELVEEKINIAKLIIDEQKNGLRASLKTSNLFTGALYIDLDFYPDLKDQYSEENAKQFGYDTIETTSTGIAQIQAKILQLLDNFNNLPLNKTMDQFNQSLASTESLIKSLNRMMSSKEMQNMPKDLQKTLRSLSETLKEFQPGSEMNNQMKENLQKIQQMMDELTPLLNTLNDKSNALIFSAPDKQDLEPKAKGKK
- a CDS encoding PqiA/YebS family transporter subunit, with product MTIEKQHNDYELCPNCDLVVEVSDILLEHKAVCPRCNTTLAKNDVNMKFKSMMYAICSIVMMIAASRFVFIDIRLIGNFNGVSVIDIPKTLFFDNYSYISALFVLFVLLFPIINLSIIALLCSKLTLSKYRKRDLLVVYEKFQHWCMPEIFLTGVLVSFVKLMSYGNIGVTSSFWAFCLFAFFYIKALVIFSPETIWNEIKTNNFAKNELKTGKTAISQKLKLCGCCHAILPFEYVKCPRCKQKSQIRNRNKIQWTIALLVTSLLIYIPANLYGIMITVVLGSSSTSTIMDGVIYMWQAGDVPVALVIFTASVVIPILKIISLSWLCYFAIAIKRKTKQSCLKMKKLYSAVEFIGKWSMIDIFVVSVVCSLVRNQQMMGVYPDIGVVFFATVVIVTMIASQKFDPRLIWDHRAIRN